A window of the Gossypium hirsutum isolate 1008001.06 chromosome A05, Gossypium_hirsutum_v2.1, whole genome shotgun sequence genome harbors these coding sequences:
- the LOC107943067 gene encoding S-type anion channel SLAH1 — translation MIRSMASQRSQPEVNIPQSSRFTDGIKRSLSSILTKFHAGYFRISLSLGGQALLWKTLIGPTHDKSTLRHLVHKFHPTAFLVLWSFALFILILLSLLYILRCLFYFKMVKAEFLHHVGVNYLFAPWISWLLLLQSAPFATPKTTSYYVLWWFFAVPVVALDVKIYGQWFTKGKKFLSTVANPTSQISVIGNLVGALAAASMGWKESAVCLFSLGMVHYLVLLVTLYQRFSGSDRIPAMLRPVFFLFFAAPSVASLAWESITGAFDTASKMLFFLSLFLFISLVCRPALFRRSMRRFNVAWWAYSFPLTILALASTEYAEEVKGSIAHLLMLLLLALSVLVSLGLTIFTLLNTRMLLPDNDPISTLHHLPTVSP, via the exons ATGATCCGATCAATGGCCAGCCAAAGATCCCAACCCGAGGTCAACATACCCCAGAGCAGCAGGTTTACCGACGGGATTAAGCGTTCATTAAGCTCCATCTTAACCAAATTTCATGCAGGTTATTTTAGGATAAGCCTTTCTCTAGGCGGCCAGGCTTTATTATGGAAGACTCTGATCGGACCAACCCATGACAAAAGCACTCTAAGGCATTTGGTCCACAAGTTCCACCCCACTGCTTTTCTTGTATTGTGGTCTTTCGCTCTCTTTATCCTAATTTTGCTTTCTCTTCTTTACATCTTGAGATGCTTGTTTTACTTTAAGATGGTCAAAGCAGAGTTCTTGCACCATGTAGGAGTTAACTACCTTTTCGCTCCATGGATTTCCTGGCTCCTTTTACTCCAATCAGCTCCATTTGCCACACCAAAGACAACCTCCTATTACGTACTCTGGTGGTTCTTTGCGGTCCCCGTTGTGGCACTCGATGTGAAAATTTATGGGCAATGGTTTACCAAAGGGAAGAAGTTTCTGTCAACGGTGGCAAATCCAACGAGCCAAATATCAGTAATCGGGAATCTGGTGGGAGCGCTAGCTGCAGCAAGTATGGGGTGGAAAGAAAGCGCCGTTTGCTTGTTTTCACTGGGGATGGTGCATTATTTAGTGCTTTTGGTGACTCTCTACCAGCGGTTTTCAGGCAGTGATCGGATTCCAGCGATGCTTAGGCCggttttcttcttgttctttgCTGCACCGAGCGTGGCAAGCTTGGCTTGGGAATCCATAACTGGTGCTTTTGATACCGCATCCAAGATGCTTTTCTTTCTATCCCTTTTCCTCTTCATCTCTCTG GTTTGCAGGCCAGCTCTTTTCAGGAGATCGATGAGGAGATTCAATGTTGCCTGGTGGGCTTACTCATTTCCCTTGACCATACTGGCGCTAGCTTCAACCGAATATGCAGAAGAAGTAAAAGGCAGCATCGCACACCTCCTTATGCTTCTTCTTTTAGCTCTCTCCGTTCTAGTCTCGCTTGGTCTCACCATATTCACGCTGCTAAACACTAGAATGCTATTACCCGACAATGATCCAATTTCCACTCTCCACCATTTACCAACAGTTTCTCCATAA
- the LOC107943069 gene encoding S-type anion channel SLAH1, translating into MLTKKNLFKLIVHQKTKFTHLHFMLMAIVTSQTVLQLVVDSTVSHISSIDSTHQIQCSSLSTIVARRIKESFTNVLTKFHAGYFRVSLSLGGQALLWKTLIGPTDNKRTFRVALHTFHPRAFTLLWSFALVTLVLLSILYLLRCLFYFKMVKDEFLHDVGVNYLFAPSISWLLLLQSAPFFCFNNPYSYVVLWLVFAVPIVVLDVKIYGQWFTKGKKILSAIANRTSHLSVIANLVGAQAAANMGWNESAICFFSLGMVHYLVLFVTLYQRFSGTDLLPTMLRPALFLYFAAPSMASLAWQSIAGSFDTASKMLFFLSLFLFMSLVLRPTLFKRSMRRFNVAWWAFSFPLSVLALASMEYAEEVKSDAANLLMLLLLTSSVIVSVGLIIFTLLNTHILVLPHNSDPISSLPTLRSNSTTTASV; encoded by the exons ATGCTAACCAAGAAAAATCTCTTCAAACTCATAGTTCATCAGAAAACAAAGTTTACTCACCTACATTTTATGCTAATGGCCATCGTAACATCTCAAACCGTGCTTCAGCTCGTAGTAGACAGTACTGTATCCCACATCAGCAGCATCGATTCTACCCATCAAATTCAATGTAGCAGCCTCTCAACCATTGTTGCTCGGCGTATCAAGGAATCATTCACCAACGTCTTAACCAAATTCCATGCTGGTTATTTTAGGGTAAGCCTATCTTTGGGTGGCCAAGCTTTATTATGGAAGACGTTAATAGGGCCAACCGATAATAAAAGGACTTTTAGAGTTGCCCTCCATACGTTTCATCCCAGAGCTTTTACTCTACTCTGGTCTTTCGCACTCGTTACCCTTGTTTTGCTTTCCATTCTTTACCTTTTGAGGTGTTTATTTTACTTCAAGATGGTGAAAGACGAGTTCTTGCACGATGTAGGGGTCAACTACCTATTTGCTCCATCCATTTCTTGGCTTCTTTTGCTTCAATCAGCACCCTTCTTTTGCTTCAACAATCCATACTCATACGTAGTTCTCTGGTTGGTTTTTGCGGTTCCTATCGTGGTGCTCGACGTTAAAATCTATGGCCAATGGTTTACTAAGGGCAAAAAGATTTTGTCAGCGATTGCAAATCGGACGAGTCATTTGTCAGTTATAGCGAACCTGGTCGGTGCACAAGCGGCGGCAAATATGGGGTGGAATGAGAGTGCCATTTGCTTTTTCTCACTAGGGATGGTGCATTATTTGGTGCTTTTCGTGACGCTATACCAGCGTTTTTCAGGCACCGACCTCCTTCCAACGATGTTAAGGCCGGCTTTGTTCTTGTACTTCGCAGCACCAAGCATGGCGAGCTTGGCTTGGCAATCTATTGCTGGTTCTTTTGATACTGCTTCAAAAATGCTCTTCTTTCTCTCGCTCTTCCTCTTCATGTCACtg GTTTTGAGGCCGACACTGTTTAAGAGATCAATGAGAAGGTTCAATGTGGCGTGGTGGGCTTTCTCGTTTCCCTTGTCAGTGCTGGCTCTGGCTTCAATGGAATATGCAGAAGAAGTGAAAAGCGACGCTGCAAATCTCCTAATGCTTCTTCTTTTAACATCTTCTGTCATCGTCTCCGTTGGTTTGATCATTTTCACTCTGCTCAACACCCACATATTGGTCTTACCCCACAATTCCGATCCTATTTCAAGTTTGCCAACACTACGCAGCAATTCAACAACTACAGCAAGTGTTTAA
- the LOC107943066 gene encoding protein SHI RELATED SEQUENCE 5, with amino-acid sequence MAGFFYLGGREGAASSKQEGEDKEENLYFYRNEEIYNKGFEIWPQYYYQQQNVNNLSFGAGPSRRTTGFNLSDESSSRSAGFTVMRQGGMNCQDCGNQAKKDCAHLRCRTCCKSRGFQCQTHVKSTWVPAAKRRERQQQLAALQQTQQQQQNQQQEHQQLFRGDNPKRQRDNHGSPSLACTRLSPTTSGLELGQFPPEVSSPAVFRCVKVSAMDDVEGEFAYQTAVNIAGHVFKGILYDRGPESRYTCGGESSQQLNLITTASTTAAAATTTTAATSSNPGTSMIDPSLYPAPLNAFIAGTQFFPPPRS; translated from the exons ATGGCTGGCTTCTTCTATCTAGGTGGACGTGAAGGAGCTGCTTCAAGCAAACAAGAAGGGGAAGATAAAGAAGAGAACCTTTATTTTTACAGAAACGAGGAGATCTACAACAAAGGGTTTGAGATATGGCCTCAGTATTATTACCAACAGCAAAACGTCAACAATTTGTCGTTTGGAGCGGGTCCTAGTCGAAGAACAACCGGCTTTAATCTCTCCGATGAGTCGTCTTCGAGATCAGCAGGGTTCACGGTTATGAGACAAGGAGGTATGAACTGTCAAGATTGTGGTAACCAAGCTAAGAAAGATTGTGCGCATTTGAGATGCCGGACCTGTTGCAAGAGCCGAGGGTTTCAGTGCCAAACTCACGTTAAGAGTACATGGGTTCCTGCTGCTAAAAGGCGAGAGAGGCAGCAACAACTCGCAGCTTTGCAACAAACACAACAGCAGCAGCAAAATCAACAACAAGAACACCAACAACTGTTTAGAGGAGACAATCCCAAAAGGCAGAGAGATAATCATGGTTCTCCCTCTCTTGCCTGCACTCGTTTATCCCCCACCACGTCAG GGTTGGAACTGGGCCAATTCCCTCCCGAAGTTAGTTCTCCAGCAGTGTTCCGCTGTGTAAAAGTAAGCGCTATGGACGACGTAGAGGGGGAGTTTGCATATCAAACGGCTGTAAACATCGCAGGTCATGTATTCAAGGGAATTCTCTACGATCGAGGCCCTGAAAGTCGTTATACTTGTGGAGGTGAAAGCTCTCAGCAACTCAATCTCATCACAACTGCTTCTACTACTGCAGCAGCTGCTACAACGACAACAGCAGCTACTTCCAGCAATCCAGGCACAAGTATGATTGACCCTTCCCTTTATCCAGCTCCACTTAATGCTTTCATTGCCGGTACGCAATTCTTCCCACCTCCAAGGTCTTGA